GCTGCGAGGATAAGTCACGAGTAAGATAGGTTGACTTGAATGACGTTCGCGGTCTCGAGGATTCGGTTCGGATACTCTTTGTGGATCATTGCATCGGTAAGACGGTTCGCCGGGCCGTAGATGGCGATACCGGCGGTAACAGCGTCGCCGCCGGTCTCAACCGGTGCACCGACGCCGCGCATTCCCTCGAACCGTTCCTCGTCATCGATAGCGTAGCCTACGTCTCGGATCTGTGTGAGATCCTCGAACAGTTCGTCCGAACTCGTAATCGTGTTCCTGGTCTTCGGTGCCAGACCGTATCGATCGACGATCTCGCGGACGCGATCGTCGGAAAACTGCGCGAGAATTGACTTTCCGCTCGCGGTCGTGCTCAGTCGCGTCTTCGTCCCGGGATGCGTTTCCCGTATGTGAATGTTCGAACTCTTATCACCCTTCTGTAGCTCTATGATGACACCTAGTCCATCCTCTTCGATCATGAGGACAACGTACTCACCGGTCTCTCGCGAGAGGGATTTGAGTTCGGGCTCCGCGACTCGATAGATGTCGTATTGGTTCCGAATTCGATTCCCGAGTTCAAGAAACCCGAAGGAGACGGTATATTGACCATCGGGCGATTTGACGACGTAACCGAGCGACTCAAACGTAGTGAGATAGTCGTACACCGAACTCAGCGGTATGTTGACCTCTTCAGCCAATTCGGACGCCGTCGCCCCCTCGAGATCCGCGAGCGTCTCCAGGAGCCGATCTGCCCGCTTGACCGATTTGACTGCGGTTGTCATACGCACTCGTTCCACAGGCCAGCGGATAATTGTTCCGGCTATTTCGAAATCGGTGCATCGACCAAAGCGGGGAGAGCGGTGACTAGCGCGGTGTGATAATTCGATGTTGCGCGTATCCGCTTCCCATCTCCGCCTCACTTTAATTACGGTAATACCGTAATTCTCGGGATATGGTTATATATTTACATTGGTACGAATGTAAATCTCCATTCACAATACCGCTGAGCGAACCGAAACGCATTACACAGGCTTGATTGTAATAAGTGTGCGACCGGAGAGCTAATAACCGGTTTCGATCCGCTATTAGACTATTATTTGGCACCAACCAGTATACTTTGGCTATTCCGGAATATATCCCAGAGTACGTGGTTCCGGAAGCGACAGTTAACGACGCACCAGTCCTGCAACTGTGTCACACATCGCCACGAGGAGCACGCTCCGCATATACCGTAACGCACTCCGGAAAAGAACAGATACGTCCCGGAGGACGTGACGCTCGCTGTTCGTATCAGCTCTGTCCGGGATAAGCGTCGTGCCACGGGCGCTGTCGTTCGAACGCTCCGCTAGCTGCGAGGACGTCGGCGTCGGCAAATCGATCCCCAACGAGTTGCATTCCGATAGGGAGAGAATCGTCCACGAATCCTGCCGGGACCGATGCTGCCGGATGATCGGTCATGTTGAATATCCAGCTGAGGATCCAGTCGATAAACGGATCGATATCAGTGCCGTCGACTTCTGACGGACCGAGTTCGTCGGCGTCGAACGGCGGAACGGCGATCGTCGGTGTCACTAACAGGTCGTGCGCGTCAAACACGTCCGAGATTGCGGCGTACACGTCAGTTCGGACGCTGTCGGCGCGTTTGTACTCCATTACCGAGTGAGCGCGACCGGCCTTCACAATCTCGACGAATAGCGAATCTATCTCCGACTCATGGTCCGCGACCAAGTCAATTCCGTGTGACATGTATAGCTGTCGAGCGATGTCCGCCACCATCACCTGAAAGAGCGTCTTCCAGGCGTCGCGGATCTCGTCCGGGTCGCGATCGAAGTCGATCGGTATCTCGTCGACCGTCGCACCCGCTGTCGCGAGGTCGTCGACCGCGTCCTCAACCGTCTCCAGGACGCGACTGTCGATCGTGAACAGTCCCAGCGTTGGACTGTACGCAACCTCGAGGTCATCGATCGATCGGTCGACGGCCGCGACGTAGCTCGAGTCCGCCTCCGGATGCGTGAACGGATCGTCGGGATGCGGTCCTGTCATCACATCGAGGAGTACCGCAGCGTCCTCGACGGTCCGGGTCAGCGGCCCGTGTTGGACGAACGGCGTGTGTTCCGCGAACGCGTTCGTCGGATTCCCATTCGGGACCCGACCGAACGTCGGCTTGAACCCGTACACCCCACAGCAGGCGGCGGGAATTCGGACCGAGCCCCCGGCATCGGACCCCTGAGCGGCCGCGGCAAGCCCGTCCGCGACCGCAGCGGCGCTCCCGCCGGACGAACCGCCGGCGGTCCGCTCGGTGTCGAACGGCGTCCGGGTAGTCCCGACGAGTTCATTATCTGTTGTCGGTCGATTGCCGAACTCCGGAGTGTTCGTCTTCCCGAGGACGATTGCACCGGCATCCTCGAGTCGTTCGACCACGG
The genomic region above belongs to Natronorubrum tibetense GA33 and contains:
- a CDS encoding amidase; translation: MVTELCFTSMTDIAKQIDRGEISPLEAVDAYLQRIEQRNDELRAYSTVIGDKARAKARAAERTIERGDETGPLHGVPIAIKDLFAYKAGVRHTFGSTVFEDFVPDRTAPVVERLEDAGAIVLGKTNTPEFGNRPTTDNELVGTTRTPFDTERTAGGSSGGSAAAVADGLAAAAQGSDAGGSVRIPAACCGVYGFKPTFGRVPNGNPTNAFAEHTPFVQHGPLTRTVEDAAVLLDVMTGPHPDDPFTHPEADSSYVAAVDRSIDDLEVAYSPTLGLFTIDSRVLETVEDAVDDLATAGATVDEIPIDFDRDPDEIRDAWKTLFQVMVADIARQLYMSHGIDLVADHESEIDSLFVEIVKAGRAHSVMEYKRADSVRTDVYAAISDVFDAHDLLVTPTIAVPPFDADELGPSEVDGTDIDPFIDWILSWIFNMTDHPAASVPAGFVDDSLPIGMQLVGDRFADADVLAASGAFERQRPWHDAYPGQS
- a CDS encoding IclR family transcriptional regulator; translation: MTTAVKSVKRADRLLETLADLEGATASELAEEVNIPLSSVYDYLTTFESLGYVVKSPDGQYTVSFGFLELGNRIRNQYDIYRVAEPELKSLSRETGEYVVLMIEEDGLGVIIELQKGDKSSNIHIRETHPGTKTRLSTTASGKSILAQFSDDRVREIVDRYGLAPKTRNTITSSDELFEDLTQIRDVGYAIDDEERFEGMRGVGAPVETGGDAVTAGIAIYGPANRLTDAMIHKEYPNRILETANVIQVNLSYS